The proteins below come from a single Branchiostoma floridae strain S238N-H82 chromosome 5, Bfl_VNyyK, whole genome shotgun sequence genomic window:
- the LOC118415432 gene encoding constitutive coactivator of PPAR-gamma-like protein 1 homolog isoform X2: MGVQGLQDYIEAHCQRACVSVELQRIARGRVGKRPPNAPLCLVVDAENCLHRLYGGSFRDWVCGGQWNEMLAFVGALTRACHAANIELVVCFNGAVEKPRLPEWIKRQNNNRQTAYQIFCHLHNKATPPPKVWFTPPVSLASCIRLALRHFGVRCYQSLTDHHHEVMAFCRQHEFHGVVARDSDYAVFDPPRYFSSEKLKLSRNGRSLTTVQYLMDEVGKELGLTPEKLVVFAALLGNHILPDEDLASFHWALLGPTHPLAGLKVRAHQLVLPPCDVVIKAVADYVKNLPSVDDLDKVAQDVFQHSDTRKEDKMKKFKESVMYYRAGTKDGNWPILQAVDPQPSTNQEPDTGTDDPPQQQPQECAGVKEATMPEIVVSEVMESAQEGNPQIVVSKELDTVNEDLQNALKSEIEAQLEDDLDRKMQNMTLETIEDSSSETSTLDSSQELTNIATASEETKAAGDMSPSERFSPKVAWEKITREEEEREREEALRRGGDPADDSKGGPPQVTRMASPASQASTSDTTSTTSSSANQTPEAKDPTAGIPSLMSTPVRQYLDVTIPKLPTISPSVLRTAQYRHKLGLMNPWIYQIITQGEIKIDLTLEDDAMKDLPSAAELWRPARQLTYGILFNVAHQGKKKKGKEQAPRRQVIVKEWCVQKGRSIQKPELVEALPLDWKVSRGPYVFRTDVPKVKQLWFGQEIEDKNRRLRAFLSCMLADTPAMLKPLYVPHHLLVLCCVLRYMLQWPGRPLLRRHELDAFLAQSVDPRLANPQALETMQVPMVTTRGVQIAALFMRGVETAMFANEACGAPIVWELTCPWLFFDGKLFHTKLLKSSANKPLRELCDGQMDQVAKVERMRQSILEGLTNDWARMPLPRMGPMGMGGYGGLLPPPNLRPAGSLGPLPGRGRGLAGKINNLGKPVSGRGGKLQIAGIPVGEWAGNPSGVGNYQPPQVTSVGGYRKGVSYQIPPRGRGMSRGGMAMRGRGAMHPMYHGARSAAAWGIQDPGMYYDYSQAAPYYMGTYPLPGQQYRNKKNKKNKKGNNNKGGKVQEQGQGAGGVGEAGDASSQLAGITLALRNKVQSKGRGRGCTVETGDAEVGGGAIPVSQLGAGEMKDVATEEEDVEQTANGDLTELDAAAVENADDDVEVSSSDDSEDEEDLVATVTSTVLEEVATVTSTELEEASEVSSACLEETVDVTIADLETDAALSKASLLEGSEHDLSTDSVELQNGNVMSPDSGLGDHSTPEKASSLTDTATSQEVQG; this comes from the exons ATGGGTGTCCAAGGCCTGCAGGATTATATCGAAGCCCACTGCCAACGCGCCTGTGTCAGCGTAGAGCTGCAGCGGATCGCTCGGGGGAGGGTCGGGAAGCGCCCGCCCAACGCGCCTCTCTGTCTCGTGGTGGACGCCGAGAACTGCCTGCACCGGCTGTATGGAGGCAGTTTCCGCGACTGGGTGTGCGGGGGCCAGTGGAACGAGATGTTGGCGTTCGTCGGAGCCCTGACCAGAGCCTGTCACGCTGCCAACATCGAGCTGGTCGTGTGCTTCAATGGCGCCGTGGAAAAACCACGCCTGCCCGAGTGGATAAAGCGCCAAAACAATAACAG GCAAACAGCGTACCAGATCTTCTGCCACCTCCACAACAAGGCCACCCCCCCTCCCAAGGTGTGGTTCACTCCTCCCGTCAGCTTGGCGTCATGCATCCGGCTCGCGCTGCGCCACTTCGGGGTGCGCTGTTACCAGTCTCTGACAGACCATCACCACGAG GTGATGGCGTTTTGCCGACAACACGAGTTCCACGGCGTGGTGGCCCGGGACTCCGACTATGCCGTCTTCGACCCGCCGCGCTACTTCTCGTCGGAGAAGCTGAAGCTGAGCCGTAACGGGCGCAGCCTGACGACCGTGCAGTACCTGATGGATGAGGTGGGGAAGGAGTTGGGCCTGACTCCCGAGAAGTTAGTCGTCTTCGCAGCACTGCTGG GGAACCACATCTTGCCGGATGAGGACCTGGCTTCATTCCACTGGGCACTGCTGGGACCCACCCATCCACTGGCTGGGCTCaag GTGCGGGCCCACCAACTGGTGCTGCCGCCATGCGATGTGGTCATCAAGGCTGTTGCAGATTACGTGAAGAACCTTCCGTCCGTGGACGACCTTGACAAGGTCGCGCAGGATGTGTTCCAACACTCGGACACCCGCAAAGAGGACAAGATGAAGAAGTTTAAGGAGTCAGTGATGTACTACAGGGCTGGGACAAAGGATGGGAACTGGCCCATACTACAAG CTGTGGACCCGCAGCCCTCGACCAATCAGGAGCCAGACACAGGCACTGATGATCCCCCCCAGCAGCAACCACAG GAGTGTGCCGGTGTAAAAGAGGCCACCATGCCTGAGATTGTGGTGAGCGAAGTCATG GAGAGTGCACAGGAGGGCAACCCGCAGATCGTGGTCAGCAAAGAGCTGGACACGGTGAACGAGGACCTGCAGAACGCTCTCAAGTCTGAGATAGAGGCTCAGCTAGAGGACGACCTGGACAGGAAG ATGCAGAACATGACGTTAGAGACGATTGAGGACAGCTCCAGTGAGACGTCTACCCTGGACAGTAGTCAGGAGCTGACCAACATCGCCACAGCTTCTGAGGAAACCAAG GCTGCTGGCGACATGAGCCCCAGCGAGCGCTTCAGCCCCAAAGTAGCCTGGGAGAAGATCACGCGGGAAGAAGAGGAACGTGAACGCGAGGAGGCCCTGAGGCGGGGAGGGGACCCCGCTGACGATAGTAAGGGAGGGCCCCCACAGGTCACACGGATGGCCAGTCCCGCCTCCCAG GCGTCGACCTCTGACACCACCAGCACCACCAGCTCCAGTGCCAACCAGACGCCCGAGGCCAAGGACCCGACCGCGGGCATCCCCTCGCTCATGTCCACGCCCGTGCGCCAGTACCTGGACGTCACCATCCCCAAACTGCCCACCATCTCGCCCAGCGTGCTGCGGACAGCACAGTACAGACACAAGCTGGGGCTGATGAACCCCTGGATCTATCAAATCATCACACAG GGAGAGATCAAGATTGACCTGACCCTGGAGGATGACGCCATGAAGGACCTTCCGTCCGCGGCGGAGCTGTGGCGCCCTGCCCGCCAGCTGACCTACGGCATCCTCTTCAACGTGGCACACCAAGGCAAGAAAAAGAAGGGAAAGGAGCAGG CTCCCAGACGACAGGTGATTGTGAAAGAGTGGTGTGTACAGAAGGGCCGCTCCATACAGAAGCCAGAGCTGGTGGAAGCTCTGCCTTTGGACTGGAAGGTCAGCCGAGGACCCTACGTCTTCCGAACTGAT GTCCCCAAGGTGAAACAGCTGTGGTTCGGACAGGAGATCGAGGATAAGAACCGCAGACTGCGTGCCTTCCTGTCCTGCATGCTGGCCGACACCCCGGCCATGCTGAAGCCGCTCTACGTCCCCCACCACCTCTTGGTGCTGTGCTGTGTGCTCAG GTACATGTTACAGTGGCCAGGTCGTCCCCTGTTGCGGCGCCATGAGCTGGACGCCTTCCTGGCCCAGAGTGTGGACCCCAGACTGGCCAACCCTCAGGCCCTGGAGACCATGCAG GTTCCCATGGTGACCACCCGGGGTGTCCAGATAGCCGCCCTGTTCATGCGCGGCGTGGAAACCGCCATGTTTGCCAACGAGGCGTGCGGAGCGCCCATCGTCTGGGAGCTGACCTGCCCGTGGCTGTTCTTCGACGGGAAGCTGTTCCACACCAAACTGCTGAAGTCCAGCGCCAACAAGCCACTCAGGGAACTTTGTGatggacag ATGGACCAGGTCGCCAAGGTGGAGCGGATGAGACAGAGCATACTGGAGGGGCTGACCAATGACTGGGCCCGCATGCCGCTGCCCCGCATGGGCCCCATGGGGATGGGGGGTTACGGCGGGCTGCTGCCCCCTCCCAATCTCAGGCCGGCCGGCTCGCTGGGACCGCTCCCCGGCAGGGGCCGAGGCCTGGCCGGTAAGATCAACAACCTTG GTAAGCCAGTGAGTGGCAGGGGAGGCAAGCTGCAGATCGCAGGTATCCCCGTGGGGGAGTGGGCAGGCAACCCCTCAGGGGTGGGGAACTACCAGCCGCCTCAGGTCACCTCCGTGGGGGGATACAGGAA GGGTGTGAGTTACCAGATCCCGCCGCGTGGCCGGGGAATGTCGCGAGGCGGGATGGCAATGCGAGGGCGAGGTGCAATGCACCCCATGTATCATGGGGCCAGGTCAGCAGCAGCCTGGGGCATCCAGGACCCGGGG ATGTACTATGACTACAGCCAGGCTGCTCCTTACTACATGGGGACCTACCCCCTCCCCGGCCAGCAGTACAGgaacaagaagaacaagaaaaacaagaagggcaacaacaacaaggggGGGAAGGTACAGGAGCAGGGCCAGGGGGCCGGGGGAGTGGGGGAGGCTGGGGATGCCTCGTCTCAGTTAGCAGGGATCACGCTGGCCCTTAGAAACAAG GTCCAAAGTAAAGGGCGCGGGCGTGGCTGCACCGTGGAGACGGGCGATGCGGAGGTCGGGGGCGGGGCCATCCCGGTGTCCCAGCTGGGGGCGGGGGAGATGAAAGATGTTGCAACAGAAGAGGAGGATGTGGAACAAACAGCTAATGGGGACCTCACAGAG CTGGACGCGGCTGCTGTTGAGAACGCAGATGACGATGTGGAGGTCAGCAGCAGTGATGACTCCGAGGACGAGGAGGACCTGGTTGCCACGGTAACCAGTACGGTGCTGGAGGAGGTTGCCACGGTAACCAGCACGGAGCTGGAGGAAGCTTCGGAG GTGAGCAGCGCATGTCTGGAAGAGACCGTGGACGTGACCATCGCCGATCTGGAGACGGACGCGGCGCTGAGCAAAGCCTCGCTCCTGGAGGGGTCGGAGCACGACCTGAGCACGGACAGCGTCGAGCTGCAGAACGGGAACGTCATGAGCCCCGACAGCGGGCTGGGCGATCACTCCACGCCGGAGAAAGCCTCCTCACTAACCGACACTGCCACCTCACAGGAGGTGCAAGGGTAA
- the LOC118415432 gene encoding constitutive coactivator of PPAR-gamma-like protein 1 homolog isoform X8 — protein MGVQGLQDYIEAHCQRACVSVELQRIARGRVGKRPPNAPLCLVVDAENCLHRLYGGSFRDWVCGGQWNEMLAFVGALTRACHAANIELVVCFNGAVEKPRLPEWIKRQNNNRQTAYQIFCHLHNKATPPPKVWFTPPVSLASCIRLALRHFGVRCYQSLTDHHHEVMAFCRQHEFHGVVARDSDYAVFDPPRYFSSEKLKLSRNGRSLTTVQYLMDEVGKELGLTPEKLVVFAALLGNHILPDEDLASFHWALLGPTHPLAGLKVRAHQLVLPPCDVVIKAVADYVKNLPSVDDLDKVAQDVFQHSDTRKEDKMKKFKESVMYYRAGTKDGNWPILQAVDPQPSTNQEPDTGTDDPPQQQPQECAGVKEATMPEIVVSEVMESAQEGNPQIVVSKELDTVNEDLQNALKSEIEAQLEDDLDRKMQNMTLETIEDSSSETSTLDSSQELTNIATASEETKAAGDMSPSERFSPKVAWEKITREEEEREREEALRRGGDPADDSKGGPPQVTRMASPASQASTSDTTSTTSSSANQTPEAKDPTAGIPSLMSTPVRQYLDVTIPKLPTISPSVLRTAQYRHKLGLMNPWIYQIITQGEIKIDLTLEDDAMKDLPSAAELWRPARQLTYGILFNVAHQAPRRQVIVKEWCVQKGRSIQKPELVEALPLDWKVPKVKQLWFGQEIEDKNRRLRAFLSCMLADTPAMLKPLYVPHHLLVLCCVLRYMLQWPGRPLLRRHELDAFLAQSVDPRLANPQALETMQVPMVTTRGVQIAALFMRGVETAMFANEACGAPIVWELTCPWLFFDGKLFHTKLLKSSANKPLRELCDGQMDQVAKVERMRQSILEGLTNDWARMPLPRMGPMGMGGYGGLLPPPNLRPAGSLGPLPGRGRGLAGKINNLGKPVSGRGGKLQIAGIPVGEWAGNPSGVGNYQPPQVTSVGGYRKGVSYQIPPRGRGMSRGGMAMRGRGAMHPMYHGARSAAAWGIQDPGMYYDYSQAAPYYMGTYPLPGQQYRNKKNKKNKKGNNNKGGKVQEQGQGAGGVGEAGDASSQLAGITLALRNKVQSKGRGRGCTVETGDAEVGGGAIPVSQLGAGEMKDVATEEEDVEQTANGDLTEQLDAAAVENADDDVEVSSSDDSEDEEDLVATVTSTVLEEVATVTSTELEEASEVSSACLEETVDVTIADLETDAALSKASLLEGSEHDLSTDSVELQNGNVMSPDSGLGDHSTPEKASSLTDTATSQEVQG, from the exons ATGGGTGTCCAAGGCCTGCAGGATTATATCGAAGCCCACTGCCAACGCGCCTGTGTCAGCGTAGAGCTGCAGCGGATCGCTCGGGGGAGGGTCGGGAAGCGCCCGCCCAACGCGCCTCTCTGTCTCGTGGTGGACGCCGAGAACTGCCTGCACCGGCTGTATGGAGGCAGTTTCCGCGACTGGGTGTGCGGGGGCCAGTGGAACGAGATGTTGGCGTTCGTCGGAGCCCTGACCAGAGCCTGTCACGCTGCCAACATCGAGCTGGTCGTGTGCTTCAATGGCGCCGTGGAAAAACCACGCCTGCCCGAGTGGATAAAGCGCCAAAACAATAACAG GCAAACAGCGTACCAGATCTTCTGCCACCTCCACAACAAGGCCACCCCCCCTCCCAAGGTGTGGTTCACTCCTCCCGTCAGCTTGGCGTCATGCATCCGGCTCGCGCTGCGCCACTTCGGGGTGCGCTGTTACCAGTCTCTGACAGACCATCACCACGAG GTGATGGCGTTTTGCCGACAACACGAGTTCCACGGCGTGGTGGCCCGGGACTCCGACTATGCCGTCTTCGACCCGCCGCGCTACTTCTCGTCGGAGAAGCTGAAGCTGAGCCGTAACGGGCGCAGCCTGACGACCGTGCAGTACCTGATGGATGAGGTGGGGAAGGAGTTGGGCCTGACTCCCGAGAAGTTAGTCGTCTTCGCAGCACTGCTGG GGAACCACATCTTGCCGGATGAGGACCTGGCTTCATTCCACTGGGCACTGCTGGGACCCACCCATCCACTGGCTGGGCTCaag GTGCGGGCCCACCAACTGGTGCTGCCGCCATGCGATGTGGTCATCAAGGCTGTTGCAGATTACGTGAAGAACCTTCCGTCCGTGGACGACCTTGACAAGGTCGCGCAGGATGTGTTCCAACACTCGGACACCCGCAAAGAGGACAAGATGAAGAAGTTTAAGGAGTCAGTGATGTACTACAGGGCTGGGACAAAGGATGGGAACTGGCCCATACTACAAG CTGTGGACCCGCAGCCCTCGACCAATCAGGAGCCAGACACAGGCACTGATGATCCCCCCCAGCAGCAACCACAG GAGTGTGCCGGTGTAAAAGAGGCCACCATGCCTGAGATTGTGGTGAGCGAAGTCATG GAGAGTGCACAGGAGGGCAACCCGCAGATCGTGGTCAGCAAAGAGCTGGACACGGTGAACGAGGACCTGCAGAACGCTCTCAAGTCTGAGATAGAGGCTCAGCTAGAGGACGACCTGGACAGGAAG ATGCAGAACATGACGTTAGAGACGATTGAGGACAGCTCCAGTGAGACGTCTACCCTGGACAGTAGTCAGGAGCTGACCAACATCGCCACAGCTTCTGAGGAAACCAAG GCTGCTGGCGACATGAGCCCCAGCGAGCGCTTCAGCCCCAAAGTAGCCTGGGAGAAGATCACGCGGGAAGAAGAGGAACGTGAACGCGAGGAGGCCCTGAGGCGGGGAGGGGACCCCGCTGACGATAGTAAGGGAGGGCCCCCACAGGTCACACGGATGGCCAGTCCCGCCTCCCAG GCGTCGACCTCTGACACCACCAGCACCACCAGCTCCAGTGCCAACCAGACGCCCGAGGCCAAGGACCCGACCGCGGGCATCCCCTCGCTCATGTCCACGCCCGTGCGCCAGTACCTGGACGTCACCATCCCCAAACTGCCCACCATCTCGCCCAGCGTGCTGCGGACAGCACAGTACAGACACAAGCTGGGGCTGATGAACCCCTGGATCTATCAAATCATCACACAG GGAGAGATCAAGATTGACCTGACCCTGGAGGATGACGCCATGAAGGACCTTCCGTCCGCGGCGGAGCTGTGGCGCCCTGCCCGCCAGCTGACCTACGGCATCCTCTTCAACGTGGCACACCAAG CTCCCAGACGACAGGTGATTGTGAAAGAGTGGTGTGTACAGAAGGGCCGCTCCATACAGAAGCCAGAGCTGGTGGAAGCTCTGCCTTTGGACTGGAAG GTCCCCAAGGTGAAACAGCTGTGGTTCGGACAGGAGATCGAGGATAAGAACCGCAGACTGCGTGCCTTCCTGTCCTGCATGCTGGCCGACACCCCGGCCATGCTGAAGCCGCTCTACGTCCCCCACCACCTCTTGGTGCTGTGCTGTGTGCTCAG GTACATGTTACAGTGGCCAGGTCGTCCCCTGTTGCGGCGCCATGAGCTGGACGCCTTCCTGGCCCAGAGTGTGGACCCCAGACTGGCCAACCCTCAGGCCCTGGAGACCATGCAG GTTCCCATGGTGACCACCCGGGGTGTCCAGATAGCCGCCCTGTTCATGCGCGGCGTGGAAACCGCCATGTTTGCCAACGAGGCGTGCGGAGCGCCCATCGTCTGGGAGCTGACCTGCCCGTGGCTGTTCTTCGACGGGAAGCTGTTCCACACCAAACTGCTGAAGTCCAGCGCCAACAAGCCACTCAGGGAACTTTGTGatggacag ATGGACCAGGTCGCCAAGGTGGAGCGGATGAGACAGAGCATACTGGAGGGGCTGACCAATGACTGGGCCCGCATGCCGCTGCCCCGCATGGGCCCCATGGGGATGGGGGGTTACGGCGGGCTGCTGCCCCCTCCCAATCTCAGGCCGGCCGGCTCGCTGGGACCGCTCCCCGGCAGGGGCCGAGGCCTGGCCGGTAAGATCAACAACCTTG GTAAGCCAGTGAGTGGCAGGGGAGGCAAGCTGCAGATCGCAGGTATCCCCGTGGGGGAGTGGGCAGGCAACCCCTCAGGGGTGGGGAACTACCAGCCGCCTCAGGTCACCTCCGTGGGGGGATACAGGAA GGGTGTGAGTTACCAGATCCCGCCGCGTGGCCGGGGAATGTCGCGAGGCGGGATGGCAATGCGAGGGCGAGGTGCAATGCACCCCATGTATCATGGGGCCAGGTCAGCAGCAGCCTGGGGCATCCAGGACCCGGGG ATGTACTATGACTACAGCCAGGCTGCTCCTTACTACATGGGGACCTACCCCCTCCCCGGCCAGCAGTACAGgaacaagaagaacaagaaaaacaagaagggcaacaacaacaaggggGGGAAGGTACAGGAGCAGGGCCAGGGGGCCGGGGGAGTGGGGGAGGCTGGGGATGCCTCGTCTCAGTTAGCAGGGATCACGCTGGCCCTTAGAAACAAG GTCCAAAGTAAAGGGCGCGGGCGTGGCTGCACCGTGGAGACGGGCGATGCGGAGGTCGGGGGCGGGGCCATCCCGGTGTCCCAGCTGGGGGCGGGGGAGATGAAAGATGTTGCAACAGAAGAGGAGGATGTGGAACAAACAGCTAATGGGGACCTCACAGAG CAGCTGGACGCGGCTGCTGTTGAGAACGCAGATGACGATGTGGAGGTCAGCAGCAGTGATGACTCCGAGGACGAGGAGGACCTGGTTGCCACGGTAACCAGTACGGTGCTGGAGGAGGTTGCCACGGTAACCAGCACGGAGCTGGAGGAAGCTTCGGAG GTGAGCAGCGCATGTCTGGAAGAGACCGTGGACGTGACCATCGCCGATCTGGAGACGGACGCGGCGCTGAGCAAAGCCTCGCTCCTGGAGGGGTCGGAGCACGACCTGAGCACGGACAGCGTCGAGCTGCAGAACGGGAACGTCATGAGCCCCGACAGCGGGCTGGGCGATCACTCCACGCCGGAGAAAGCCTCCTCACTAACCGACACTGCCACCTCACAGGAGGTGCAAGGGTAA